A segment of the Luteolibacter arcticus genome:
AATCTCGAGGAGCACGGCCATTTCCACGATAAGGCCAGCGGCAAGATCCACGACGTCACCATCAAGCCCGGCGTGAATCTCGCCGACGTCCTCGACCTCCCGCCCGGCACCGTCATCACCGGCGTCGAGATCACCCTCCGCGGTGAACTGCCTGCCCATCTTCAATAATCCATCTCCAATCGGCAATTCAGCATGTCCCTCGTCATTACCGACCTCCACGCGACCCTCGAAGACGGCACTGAGATCCTCAAGGGCGTCACCCTTGAAATCCCCGCCGGCGAAGTGCACGCCATCATGGGCCCGAACGGTTCCGGCAAATCGACCCTGTCGAAAGTCATCGCCGGCAATGAAGGCTACGTCGTCACCAGCGGCAGCGTGACCCTCGATGGCCAGGACATCTTCGCGATGTCCATCGACGAGCGCTCGCGGGCCGGCATCTTCCTTGCCTTCCAGTACCCGGCCGAAGTTCCGGGCGTGTCGAACGCCAACTTCATCCGCGCCGCGCTGCAGGCCCGCATGCCGAAGGGCGAGGAACTCGACGCGGTGGCCTATTACAAGAGCCTCTACTCGAAGATGGACCTGCTGGAGATGGACCGGAAATTCACCGCCCGCTCTGTCAACGAAGGCTTCTCCGGCGGCGAGAAGAAGCGAAACGAGATCCTCCA
Coding sequences within it:
- the sufC gene encoding Fe-S cluster assembly ATPase SufC; translated protein: MSLVITDLHATLEDGTEILKGVTLEIPAGEVHAIMGPNGSGKSTLSKVIAGNEGYVVTSGSVTLDGQDIFAMSIDERSRAGIFLAFQYPAEVPGVSNANFIRAALQARMPKGEELDAVAYYKSLYSKMDLLEMDRKFTARSVNEGFSGGEKKRNEILQMMMLEPTYCILDETDSGLDIDALKIVAKGVNAMRSPARGMLLITHYQRLLDYIAPDHVHVMAGGRIVRSGGPELALELEEKGYDFLKEDALATA